In Bacillus weihaiensis, the genomic stretch GTATTAAGGTTAAAATACGAACTTCTTTAATACTCACTAATAAGCTGCTCAACTGCTGGAATATCAGCTGGAGCCCATTTAAGTGAGTCTAGATTTTCTCTTTTTAACCAAATTAAAGTGGAATGCTCACTAGGTGTTGGAGTCCCTTCAACAACTTTACACTTGATCGCGATTAAATTAATAATAAATGAATCGTATTCATGGGTATGATCATTAAAAAGATCAAATGTTTCGATCGTACAATCTAGCTCTTCCTTGATCTCTCTAACCAACGCAGAATAAATATCTTCATTCTTCTCTACTTTACCACCAGGAAATTCCCACATATTAGGGATAGCCATTTCCGGTGAACGTAAAGCACAAAGTATCTCATTTTGTTCATTTTCAATAATAGCTGCAACAACTTTTACTGTCTTTTTCATAGTATCCTCCGTATTAACTTGATCTTTAAATATCATATCATTTTTTATTTTTATTAAAAAGGAAATATGGTAGTGAATCTAAAGCTAATAGAGGAAAATAGCGGTATCTGTCGAATGATTGCGATGTAGAAACTATTAATTATATAGGAAGTGTCAATTATGCCTACATATAATAAACTTGTACGAGATAAAATTCCAGAAATTATTGATCAAACAGGTAAAAATTATGAAGTTAGAATACTCGATAAGGTAGATTATATAAAAGAACTAAAGAAAAAAGCATATGAAGAATTAAATGAAATTGTTGAAGCGAAGGATCGAGAAAGTTCTCTTGAAGAACTAGCGGATTTATTAGAAGTAATACATGCAATAGCTGTGTACCATGGTTCAACTCTGGAAGAAATCAATTCAATTAGACAAGAAAAAGAAGAACAGCGAGGTAGCTTTAGTGAGAAAGTTTTTTTAATTGCAGTGGAAGATTAACTAAACCCTCACTAAAATACAAACAAGATAATTCGAGCATTAAGAAAACCTAAATTTGAATGATTATAAGATTACATGCTCTGAATATTTACATCTATAATATGAAAGCTTTTTAAGGGTGAAGGGAGAAAGAAAGTTGGGTCATAAACTAAAAGTCGGTGAGTTAAGAGAAATGTACTTAACCGATGAAGAGATATGGAGAATTTTTACGATCATTTTATCAAACAAGTCAGTAAAATCTTCAACTTATAAATATGCTCTAATCAAAGCATTAATTGAAAATTTGTATCAAATAAATGAAGATTTTGAGTTAACTTATGATCAACTAGCTTACTCATTTACTAAGATTTATTGGAATTTAGTTGTTCACCATAACCTGTTAAACCAGAACAGCGGACAAACGGCTAGAGTTGTTTCCATTATTAAAGAAGGACAACTAAAAAGTGGTATACCATCTGAAATGGTGTTCGATAAATTAGATGAAGCAATACAAATAAAGCTAGTAGGTAAAGTGAAATCAACAATGAAAATAAATGTATTTGGCGCACTATATGGAGATACAAGAGGGAGTTTTTATGCATTTGATCATAAGAAGGAAACATTAAGACTAAATCCTTCGGTTCATAGTTTTATGTTAAATTACCAAAGGTTACTTGTCAATCTTACAAACTATCACATGGCTGCCATGGTTGAACAATTAAACGAGGTACCTAGTATCAATTACCTTTTAGGTAAAGTGGAGAGCATAGCAAAACGATCTTCATTAAAACCCTTTGAGAAAGTACTTTTAACGTATTTTAAAGCTGAATGCTTCTATTGTGGTAAGAAATTAACTGATAACAAGAGAGAAACACACGTAGATCATTTTATTCCTTGGTCATTCGTTCAGTCTGATCATATATGGAATCTTGTATTAGCTTGTAATACATGTAATAGTTCTAAGAGTGATAAGCTACCAACGAGAAATTATTTAGATTATATTATTGATAGGAATCAAGTCCTAAATGATGTAAAAGAGAATACCTCAATTACTATTTTAATGAATAATTATAGGTCAGAAAAGATTATTATGCTCTATGATTATTCAATTAAGAATGGCTTTGATTCAGTTTGGATTCCATAGAAGGCATTATAGATATATATCCCCTTTAAAATTACGATTTTTGCAGAATACTTTCGACCCCGACCACCGGGGTCGAATTAAATAACTTAATACAAATTCTAGTTTGTTCTTACCTTATGTTAAAAATGAATACCCCACACCAAATTGATCAGTTGCACATCCATTACAAATATTGAGTTCAAACCGGTATTCTTTAGTAACTTTTCTTTCACCAAACGGGCACTTTCAATAAAGCCTTTTCCTCTCAATAACCTTCATTACTATTCCGCTATTGTTTTCTTGCTGCTCTTCTTTATCAATAAATACAAAGTCTCCCATTAATGTATGTAGTATTTACATACTTGTAGTGAAGCAGCCTTTGGACCTTCCCATTATGTGACTCCCAAACCGAATTCCAGTCCTTTGTAAGTAGATTTAACTTATAACTCCGGCTCTTCAGCAATCCCTCTATTTTAAAAGAGTATGTTCAGATGTAGTTTTAGGATAGAGGGAACTAACTTTTTCTATATTACTTCTTTATTCCTTCTAACAATGATTGCTCTTAAATAGATTGGAAATAGGTCCAAATTGATATGAAAAAAGACGTATAAAAGTAAAAAGCTTCTAAAAATAGTCATAATATTACAATTTTCTAAAAAATCAAATAATTTAGGTTTAGGTAGATAAAATGATTATTGAAGAGGTATGTATGGATATATGCGTTTACATTATGCTCTCGGTTGTTTGTCAAATCTAGTACTATAATGCTATATTCAAGCAGTGTTAACAAACATAACATAGGAGGTGAGTAATAGTAACACCAAAGTGTAAAGTGTATATAAAAAAAGGAGGATTTATTCACTTGTCTAATTCTATGAATACTTTTATCAATCAAAAAAGGGTTATTTTATCTGTTTCAATGATCATTCTGTTACTAATAGGGAGTGTCATCCTACCAACTAGTTTGGTTTCAGCTACTAATCTGAAATCTGATAACGGGGCTAGTTGGAGAATACATGATACTGTTCGTCCTAGTCTAGATACCGGGAGTTTTCGAACTGTAAGTGAATCTCCTATCCATGGTTTTGGTAACATATTTGTTCGTGTTTCTTCAACTCCTGAGCCCCTTTTTAATGATCAAATGATGCGGGGATTCGGACTAACCTATGATGGAATTGACACGTTTGAAACAACCCAAGCAGTAGACCTAGGCGGAGTACATATTACTCGTGAAATTAAGATGGATAGGTCAGAAAGCTGGACAAGATTCTTTGATAGTTTTACCAATACAACCGATGAGACAGTTGTTGTTGAAGTTTCGTTTGGTGGTGCACTCGGATATGGTACAGGTGATGAACATGGTGCGATCCAAACTACTTCTGATGGTGATAAAGTCATCACTCCAGCAGATGAATGGACAATTGCTGCCACTCCGAAAGACGATGAGCGCCCTGTAGGAGTTGTCATTGGTACACCAGCACCATTTGAAGGTGCATTGACGAAGGTTGGTAACCAAGAACGAAATCCTTTTGAAACACCGTATGTAACAGAGGGACATGAATCAAATTTCTATGGGTACATTCATACGTTGACAATTGAACCTGGAGAATCTGAATCATTAGCAAGATTCTTATTGGTTGGTGATACGCAAGGTTTAACAGCGATTCCATCCACTGAAGAAAAGCTTGATAATCTTGCAACAGAGCCTGACTTCACTGGTTTAACAACAGAAGAAATTTATTCATTAGAAAACTGGGACATTACTACTTTACCAGAATACAATCCAGATACATTCTCTGAATCTATTACACTTGATTATCCAGAACCCCCAACTAAAGAAGAATTCTACACGACGTCGAACTATGATGTTGTGAATAAAACAATCGCTGAACTTCAAACGGATATGGAAGTAGGCGTTACAACCTCAGAAGAAATCACACGTGCCTACCTAGACAGAATTGCTGCTTATGACAATGGTCAGTTTGGCTTCAATGCCTTTATAACAGTTGCTGAGAATGCAATTGAACAAGCAAAGGCAGCCGATGAAGCACGTTCTAATGGCCAAACAGGCTCACTCTTAGGAATTCCAATTGCTATTAAAGATATTTTTGATACGAAAGACATGCCGAACACAGGTGGAAGCCTCGCATTAAAGGATTGGCAACCTGCAACGGATGCACACCAAGTTAATCTCCTGCGCGAAGCTGGCGCTGTCATAATTGGTAAGACTAATCTATCTGAGTTTGCATTCTCAGGAAGTCAAAGTGACAGTGGATTCGGTCAAGTTTGGAATGCCTTATATCCTTCCAAGACTTCTTATGGTTCAAGTGGAGGCTCATCTGTTTCTGTAGCCCTTAGCATGACCGCTGCAGCATTAGGTAGCCAAACCGGCGTTTCTCTTTATGCACCAGCAAATGGAGCTAGCATTACCATGTTCCGTGGGACTGATGGAATGGCAAGTGTTCACGGTGTCATGCCATTAAATTGGGGACAGGATTATGCAGGTCCTATGGCTAGAACTGTGACAGACCTTGCCTATTTACTAAATGCAACAACAGGAACGGATGCAAAAGACATGCTTACTGAGGAAGCTGATGAACATCGACCAGCTGATTGGACAGTTTCTCTTGATAAAAGCGCCTTACAAGGTAAACGAATCGGATATATCCCAAGTTCATTTGTCTCTGGTTTTGCAAATGATGGAACAGGGCAAGCAGTGATGGATCACTTTACTGACCTTGAGGCAGCAGGAGCAACGATGGTAGAGATGCCAGATCCACCAAGTAGACCTGATAGTGTGAAGGGAGACAAAACAGAAGAAGGTTGGGCGCGTTATATCGAACTTCATTCTAGCTTTCCTTTTGCTAAAGGAAGTGACATTTTAAAGGATGAAAACGTCTTACCTTACAACCATGAGGATGAAGACGCAACAAGAATGACTAGTGAAGAAGTTGATGCATGGTTAAATTACCGTACCGAATACAAAGAACGAATCAAACAATGGATGGATGATAACAATGTTGATGCGATTGTTTATGCAGGTTTCCTAAGTGATATGTATAATAATGACAGCTCTATTTACCAATTGAGCGCAGATAGAGGAACCGGTGTATTAACTTCTAACGTAGGTCTACCAACTGTATTGGTTCCGGTAGGTACTAATCCTCATGGGTACTCTATTTCAATGCAACTAGTTGGTAGAGCATGGGATGATGCAAATATTTTAGGGATGGGCTATGCACTTGAACAACAAGCCAATGGCCAACAATTCACATCTTTTGCTCCTGCATTAGAGGTCATGGCAACAGATAATCCAGACCCAGAAGATCCAGATACGGGTAATCCTGATACAGAAGATCCAGACACGGACAATCCAGACACAGACAATCCAGATCCAGATAACCCGGGAACAGATACGCCAGAGGCTAACACAGAACTAACACTTGGCGAACAAATGGTTGTAGTAGCTAACCAAACCTATACCATTACAGGAACAAAAGCAAAAATTACAATGCCAGCTGACTTACCAGAAGGGTCAAAAGTAACCATTATAAAAGAAGATGCCACTGATCATGACGGATTAGAAGTTGCAGGTGAAGTACTAAATGTCACATTCGAATTTCCAGAAGGTTCAACTCCTCCTACTAATGGTTACACACTAACATTAGGTTATAATCAGGGGGCTGATACAGAACAACTAGCAATCTACTACTTTAACGAAACATCAAATGAATGGGAACATAAAGGCGGCGAAGTAAACGAAGAAGAAGAAACAATCACTCTAGATGTTCCGCACTTCTCGTCATACGGAGTGTTTGTTGAAATAGAAGAAACGACACCTACAGAAGATGAATCAGGCACTACAGATGATGAAACAGATTCCAACAATGATCAGTCTACCAATGAAAATGAACAAGATGATGAAAATACGAACGAAACAAATAATACTACTAACAATGATAAGTCCAATCATAATCTACCAAATACTGCGACAAGCGTGTTCAATTGGTTGATGATCGGGGCTATCACCATCGCAACGGGAATTGTTTTACTCATTGTACGTAGACGGAAAGTAAATATGTAAGGAGATAAAAGTGAAAGGCAGCCTTTATGGCTGTCTTTTTGTTTCTTAGGAATCGATTACAAGCATCGCTTCTAGTAAAGCACTTCACATCTAGCACCAGCACCTGAAAACCTCAAGGTATGCTTAACGGGACTGATCAAGGCGATTGTGCTTCTGTCTAGTATGGTTTGAAAAGGAATAATGGTTTAAAAGTCATGAGTTAATGGAAATAATGATATAGGAACAGTAGGAGGGGAATGGATAAGAATGAGTAAAAACCAATCACAAACGTATGCTTTCAGCAATCGCAATTTATGGGGTGGCTTTTTATTTGGACTAGGTTTTGCAGCTTTCATTGACGAGACTGTTTTTCATCAATTATTACATTGGCATCACTTTTATGATAGATCTACAACTGATATTGGACTAGTTTCAGATGGTCTATTCCATGCCTTTAGTTGGTTTGCGACAGTTTTTTCAGCATTTATGTTTGCAGATCTTCGCCGAAAACAAGGTTTTTGGCTTGCGAGATGGATGGGTGGAGTTCTTCTCGGAGGAGGAGGCTTTAACTTGTATGATGGGATTATTCAACATAAGCTCATGAGAATTCATCAAATTCGTTATGATGTTGAGATTTTGCCATACGACTTAGCGTGGAATATAACTGCTGCAGCACTTATTATTGTGGGGGTGATTCTCATAGTTCGAACAAGAAAGCAATTACCAAAAGGGGAGGAAATGCTTAGTGGGTCACAATCACATTCATAGTGCTAGCTATAGTTTATCAGATTACTTCCTCATTACTTTTTTTGTATGTATGGTTATTCTCTATATAATAGGTGTTCGTTTATCCAATCGTATGTATAAAAAATGGTCGACATTGCGAACATTATCCTGGGTAGTAGGCATTCTATTTGTATCTCTTACAGTAGTCGGACCGGTTGCTGACAGAGCGCATGTGGATTTTAGCATGCATATGCTAGCCCATTTATTCCTTGGGATGTTAGGACCTCTACTTATTGCACTTTCTGCACCGATGACGCTTTTTTTAAGAGCTCTTTCTGTGAAATCAGCACGACGGTGTACAAAAATGTTGAAAAATAATTTTTTTCGGATCGTTAGTCATCCGTTGCCTGCATCGATTTTAAATATCGGAGGTCTTTGGTTACTCTACACAACGGACTTATACGCACAAATGCACGAGAATCTCTATCTTTATATATTTATACATATTCATGTATTTCTAGCAGGATATCTTTTTACAATATCGATCATCTATATTGATCCAGTTGCACATCGGACGAGCTTCCTCTATCGTTCAATCATTTTCATTATCGCCTTGGGAGCCCATGGAATTTTATCAAAGTATATTTATGCCCACCCACCACAAGGTGTTCCGAGTTCACAAGCAGAAATAGGCGGAATGCTGATGTACTATGGTGGAGATGGCATCGATTTATTTCTAATCATTATTTTTTGCTATCAATGGTTTAAATCTACACATAAAACTGATGCATCAAACGCAGTCTTACATAGCTAAAAGGAGTCAAATTCAAAAGCTTTAAAGATAGGAAGGCTTCTGATAAAAATGAACAGCTCGTCCCTCTCATTATTCTTTTTAGCAGAACCAACACTCCCTATGAAATTAATTTAATAGGGATCTGTTGGTTCTTTTTTAAAGAGACCAACTAATAACAAGATGAGTCCAACTAAAAAAAGAACAGGGAATATATACACCATAATCAAACCAGCCCACCCATTTTGTACGATTAACGCATAGGTTAAACCAATTGCAAAGGATAAGAAAGGTGATATAGCTAACATAAGAATAATTCCCCAGACAATGTATTGTCTTTTTATATTTTTCCCCTTTGTTAGCTTATACGCTAAAAATACTCCGAAAATAGGAATTCCATACCCTAGTAAAAAAGGCATTATACCATTCCTCTCTTAATAGATTAATCTACAGTTCATTCCTTTATTTTAACATAAAATCCCATAAAGGGGTTTATTCATTGCTTTTACCGAAGTTTCAACAAAATAAGTTTACGTTTATTTACTTTACGTTCCATCATCCTTTAAGATGTACAAAAAAATGTAAAGTACGATTGACATTTTATATAATGTAAAGTACACTTTACTTACAACCAATTGTAAAGCTCACTTTACAAAAGTGGTCGGAGGTAAGAAGACGATGAAAAACAGAATGAAAGAGATGCGCAAAGCTAAGAAGCTGACGCAAGAGGATTTAGCTAAACAGGTAGGTGTCTCGAGGCAATCGATTATAGCCATTGAATCTGGAAAATATAAGCCATCACTCGAGCTAGCATACAACATCTCAAAGGCTTTCGAATGCATTATTGAAGACGTCTTTATTATGGAAGAAAGGGGAGAGGAATAATGGGACTACAAATAGGCGGAATGATCGGTTTATATGGAGGAGCAACTTTTGGATTGTTAGCCTGGTGGTTCGGTCGACGTATGGCTAAAAAGCAGCGTGGATTAGATGAACTACATGATCATATTTGGCAAAAGGCTCGATCAATTTCTTGGTTTTTCACTCTCGCTGCAATCTATATTCTCTTTTCACTCGTTGTTTTTGGAATTGAACTAAGAGCAGCGATGGTACTAGGAATAATCATGATTGTTCATATTGCAAGCTGGGGTATCACAGGCGTGATTCTTTCTATTAATATGAATATGACAGAGCCTTTGAAACCTTCTAGAGTTAAATTTGGCGTTACTATAGTGCTCGTGTCATTTATTATATTTACCATCTTATCAATATCTACTGGCAATTGGTGGTTTCTACTAGCCAGTATCCCACCAAATGTTTTCGGATTCATAAAGGCATTAACTCCTGAAAGAAGCAATGATGCTTAAAACAGGATTTATATTAATGTAGACTAGAATGAAGAAGTAATCATTGTTTTAAAAAAGAATAGTCTAAAAGATTGGTTTAGTATTAATCTCAACATGTCGATTCAAGTAATAAACTAAGAGTACCTATACCGTGTTAAAAGAAGGCCATTTGCGACCTTCTTTTTTTTTTTGAATAAATAGATACCATAGCTCTTCAACTCATCATTCATTTTACTACTTTACGCATATCGCGGTTATGGCGTATTATATTCATAATACGTCATGTTCAAGTGTTCGTTTTACGATAGATTGGAGAGTTAAAATTGAGTCTGGTCATAATGGTAGAGGAAATAGAAGAATGGTACGAAGAAGAGTTATTGATATTCGAAACACATATGGATAATAAAGATTATTCGGTTCACACTATGAAAAATTATTTAAGGGATGTTCGGTTATTTTTATCTTATGTTAATAGGAAAACGGAAAATCCAAAGTCTCTTGAGGAGATACGGAAAATGGACATAACCTTATTCCTGAATTACTTAAAAAATAAAAAAGGAAATTCTGCAGGTACAAGAAATTACAGGTTAATGGCTATTCGTGCCTTTTATAAATGCTTAATTGAATATGAATTGGTAACGTTTAATCCTACTGATGGTATTGAGAGAGCAAAAGAGCAAAAAAATCCCTTGCCTACATACCTGGAGAAAGATGAGTTAAAAGTATTTTTTGATCAAATTAATAAAGTCAGTAAAAAAATGTATGTTAAGCGAAATAAAGTGATTATTGGCTTAATGGCTTTTTGTGGTCTTCGTGTGGATGAAGTACATTTGTTAAATAAGTCGAGTATTAATCATACGCAAAGAGGGATTATAGTACGTGGTAAAGGCAACAAAACGAGGTATATTCCGTTACCAAAAGACTTATATCACGTAATCACAGAATATATAGATCATCATCGAGAATATGGGTTGGAAGGTCATAAAGACGCATTATTTTTAAGTCGATTCGGAAAGAGATTGTCTGTTAGAAGAATCCAGTCGATCACTGAAAGCATCTGTAAGAGTCTTTATAAACAAGGTGAGTATGAAGAATGGAAAGAGAAGAAGCTTTCAAGTCATAAATTGCGACATTCCTTTGCGACAATCCTTATCCAACAAGGATATGATATTAGAACGGTACAAGAATTATTAGGTCATTCCAATCTTAATACTACACAAAGATATACACATGTTACTGATGCTGCAAAACAAAAGGTAATGGATGAAATGGAGATTGATGTGTTCTAAATTGGTGATAAAGAATAATAATAAAAGAAATGTATGAAGGATGAACCATTATTCGGGTCATCCTTCATTGTTGTCTTATCATACTAAATATAAAATGGAGACAAACTTACTCCTTCCCCTCACACTTAGGATAAGCACTACAGCCATAAAACTCACCATATTGACCCTGTCGTTTTACCATATATCCTTCACACAAAGGACACCTCTTCGGGTCTTGTAAAACTTCGACATATTTAGTGGTATAGTCACATCCAGGGAAATTTGTACACCCTAAGAATGGGGAGCGACTACCATCTTTTTGTCTGATGATAAGGTGGCCTGATTTGCACCTTGGACAGCTAGGACTGTCCAATACAGTTTTTTCGTTTGTTTCATAAGAGATGTTGTATTGTGTTCTTAGTTCTTTAACGAATGTTGATTGTTTTTGCTCTGGTGCTAGAATATAGGTTGTGTTTTTTGTACGTGTTAAGGCTACATAGAATAATCGTCTTTCTTCTGCAAACCAGTAATTTTCATGATCAGTTAAGACCCAAGAGAGAAGAGGGTCATCAGATAGCTTATTTGGAAATCCGGTGGAACTATTTTGTCCGTTTAAGATAATTACATTTTCAGCTTCAAGCCCCTTAGATCGATGGGCCGTTAAAAAGGTTATTTTTAGATTAGGGTATTTTTGGTACATGACCTGTTTAGTTCCATCATAACGGTTTTCTCGTATCTTGAAAGAGGGCTCTCCCATTAGCCGCTTAATATCAAAGTTATTTCGACCAAGGAGCATCACTGTTGTACTTTCACCAGCTGTTTTAACAATTTCATCAATTGCTTGGTAGAGGGAGTCGACTATATCTCGCTTGTACCCAATTATGCGTATAGGCTCACCTATGCTTTTATCTGATGTTAAACTCTTCTTAAATTGAGAAGGATTCTTCATAACGAAGTTACCTGCAAGATTAATTAGTTCCTGGGAATTACGGTACGTTTTTTCGATTTTAAGAAGTTCATACTGACCGAAGTTTTCACCAAACTTTGTGAACAACTGGATGTCACTTCCAGCAAATCGATAGATTGACTGCCAATCATCCCCGACACACATAATCTTAGCCTTCGTCCTTTCGTGAATCGCCTTAATTAATAAAAAGCGACTTTTTGAAATATCTTGATATTCGTCAATGATGATATATTTATAAGGAAACGACATCTTTTGCTCTTTCACTAGCGCTGTTGCATCATTAATCATATCGTGAAAATCAACGAGCTTATGTTCCTTTAAATATTCCTGATAAAATAGATAAATTGGTTTTACAATCTGAAAGAAAAGACTAGCTCTTTTTTCCAAAAAAGGCTGACGCAACTCTTTTGTCTCGGTTTCGAACTTTTTAAACGCTAACTCATCGA encodes the following:
- a CDS encoding HNH endonuclease; amino-acid sequence: MGHKLKVGELREMYLTDEEIWRIFTIILSNKSVKSSTYKYALIKALIENLYQINEDFELTYDQLAYSFTKIYWNLVVHHNLLNQNSGQTARVVSIIKEGQLKSGIPSEMVFDKLDEAIQIKLVGKVKSTMKINVFGALYGDTRGSFYAFDHKKETLRLNPSVHSFMLNYQRLLVNLTNYHMAAMVEQLNEVPSINYLLGKVESIAKRSSLKPFEKVLLTYFKAECFYCGKKLTDNKRETHVDHFIPWSFVQSDHIWNLVLACNTCNSSKSDKLPTRNYLDYIIDRNQVLNDVKENTSITILMNNYRSEKIIMLYDYSIKNGFDSVWIP
- a CDS encoding cytochrome c oxidase assembly protein produces the protein MGHNHIHSASYSLSDYFLITFFVCMVILYIIGVRLSNRMYKKWSTLRTLSWVVGILFVSLTVVGPVADRAHVDFSMHMLAHLFLGMLGPLLIALSAPMTLFLRALSVKSARRCTKMLKNNFFRIVSHPLPASILNIGGLWLLYTTDLYAQMHENLYLYIFIHIHVFLAGYLFTISIIYIDPVAHRTSFLYRSIIFIIALGAHGILSKYIYAHPPQGVPSSQAEIGGMLMYYGGDGIDLFLIIIFCYQWFKSTHKTDASNAVLHS
- a CDS encoding (deoxy)nucleoside triphosphate pyrophosphohydrolase; translated protein: MKKTVKVVAAIIENEQNEILCALRSPEMAIPNMWEFPGGKVEKNEDIYSALVREIKEELDCTIETFDLFNDHTHEYDSFIINLIAIKCKVVEGTPTPSEHSTLIWLKRENLDSLKWAPADIPAVEQLISEY
- a CDS encoding DUF2243 domain-containing protein; the protein is MSKNQSQTYAFSNRNLWGGFLFGLGFAAFIDETVFHQLLHWHHFYDRSTTDIGLVSDGLFHAFSWFATVFSAFMFADLRRKQGFWLARWMGGVLLGGGGFNLYDGIIQHKLMRIHQIRYDVEILPYDLAWNITAAALIIVGVILIVRTRKQLPKGEEMLSGSQSHS
- a CDS encoding nucleoside triphosphate pyrophosphohydrolase; protein product: MPTYNKLVRDKIPEIIDQTGKNYEVRILDKVDYIKELKKKAYEELNEIVEAKDRESSLEELADLLEVIHAIAVYHGSTLEEINSIRQEKEEQRGSFSEKVFLIAVED
- a CDS encoding tyrosine-type recombinase/integrase, translated to MSLVIMVEEIEEWYEEELLIFETHMDNKDYSVHTMKNYLRDVRLFLSYVNRKTENPKSLEEIRKMDITLFLNYLKNKKGNSAGTRNYRLMAIRAFYKCLIEYELVTFNPTDGIERAKEQKNPLPTYLEKDELKVFFDQINKVSKKMYVKRNKVIIGLMAFCGLRVDEVHLLNKSSINHTQRGIIVRGKGNKTRYIPLPKDLYHVITEYIDHHREYGLEGHKDALFLSRFGKRLSVRRIQSITESICKSLYKQGEYEEWKEKKLSSHKLRHSFATILIQQGYDIRTVQELLGHSNLNTTQRYTHVTDAAKQKVMDEMEIDVF
- a CDS encoding helix-turn-helix transcriptional regulator, which encodes MKNRMKEMRKAKKLTQEDLAKQVGVSRQSIIAIESGKYKPSLELAYNISKAFECIIEDVFIMEERGEE
- a CDS encoding amidase family protein, coding for MSNSMNTFINQKRVILSVSMIILLLIGSVILPTSLVSATNLKSDNGASWRIHDTVRPSLDTGSFRTVSESPIHGFGNIFVRVSSTPEPLFNDQMMRGFGLTYDGIDTFETTQAVDLGGVHITREIKMDRSESWTRFFDSFTNTTDETVVVEVSFGGALGYGTGDEHGAIQTTSDGDKVITPADEWTIAATPKDDERPVGVVIGTPAPFEGALTKVGNQERNPFETPYVTEGHESNFYGYIHTLTIEPGESESLARFLLVGDTQGLTAIPSTEEKLDNLATEPDFTGLTTEEIYSLENWDITTLPEYNPDTFSESITLDYPEPPTKEEFYTTSNYDVVNKTIAELQTDMEVGVTTSEEITRAYLDRIAAYDNGQFGFNAFITVAENAIEQAKAADEARSNGQTGSLLGIPIAIKDIFDTKDMPNTGGSLALKDWQPATDAHQVNLLREAGAVIIGKTNLSEFAFSGSQSDSGFGQVWNALYPSKTSYGSSGGSSVSVALSMTAAALGSQTGVSLYAPANGASITMFRGTDGMASVHGVMPLNWGQDYAGPMARTVTDLAYLLNATTGTDAKDMLTEEADEHRPADWTVSLDKSALQGKRIGYIPSSFVSGFANDGTGQAVMDHFTDLEAAGATMVEMPDPPSRPDSVKGDKTEEGWARYIELHSSFPFAKGSDILKDENVLPYNHEDEDATRMTSEEVDAWLNYRTEYKERIKQWMDDNNVDAIVYAGFLSDMYNNDSSIYQLSADRGTGVLTSNVGLPTVLVPVGTNPHGYSISMQLVGRAWDDANILGMGYALEQQANGQQFTSFAPALEVMATDNPDPEDPDTGNPDTEDPDTDNPDTDNPDPDNPGTDTPEANTELTLGEQMVVVANQTYTITGTKAKITMPADLPEGSKVTIIKEDATDHDGLEVAGEVLNVTFEFPEGSTPPTNGYTLTLGYNQGADTEQLAIYYFNETSNEWEHKGGEVNEEEETITLDVPHFSSYGVFVEIEETTPTEDESGTTDDETDSNNDQSTNENEQDDENTNETNNTTNNDKSNHNLPNTATSVFNWLMIGAITIATGIVLLIVRRRKVNM